One window of Cellulomonas shaoxiangyii genomic DNA carries:
- the glgX gene encoding glycogen debranching protein GlgX: MQIWPGRPYPLGATYDGTGTNFALFSGVAERVELCLFDADGTETRLDLPEVDAFVWHGYVPGLAPGQRYGYRVHGPYDPAQGHRCDPSKLLLDPYAKAIDGQIDGDASLFSYRFDAPDERNEDDSRGHTMTSVVVNPFFDWGHDRPPQHEYHESVIYEAHVKGLTQLHPAVPEELRGTYAGLAHPAVIEHLTSLGVTAIELMPVHQFVNDPTLQERGLSNYWGYNTIGFFAPHNAYASLASSGQQVQEFKSMVKALHEANIEVILDVVYNHTAEGNHLGPTLSFRGIDNASYYRLVDEDPAHYFDTTGTGNSLLMRSPHVLQLIMDSLRYWVTEMHVDGFRFDLAATLARQFHEVDRLSAFFDIVQQDPVISQVKLIAEPWDLGDGGYQVGGFPPLWSEWNGDYRDTVRDFWRGEPSTLGQFASRLTGSSDLYAHTGRRPIASINFVTAHDGFTLADLVSYNEKHNEANGEENRDGESHNRSWNCGAEGPTDDQAIRTLRGRQQRNFLATLLLSQGVPMIAHGDEIGRSQGGNNNGYCQDNEITWVDWDLDEDGMSLLEFTRRLVHLRRDHPVFRQRRFFAGSADHGGESDLHDIAWLTPTGGPMEDSAWDSEHAFAVQVFLNGDAIDEPDMRGQDIVDDSFLLLFNGHWEKSQFQLPGADYGAVWTAVLDTDATVPAGKQIKARGKVQLAPRSMVLLTRPPVTERPTASGGGVAAGASSEAARIVRATS, from the coding sequence ATGCAAATCTGGCCCGGACGCCCCTACCCCCTCGGCGCCACGTACGACGGGACCGGCACGAACTTCGCCCTGTTCTCCGGCGTGGCTGAGCGCGTCGAGCTGTGCCTCTTCGACGCCGACGGCACCGAGACCCGTCTCGACCTCCCCGAGGTCGACGCCTTCGTGTGGCACGGCTACGTGCCCGGACTCGCCCCCGGGCAGCGGTACGGGTACCGCGTGCACGGCCCCTACGACCCCGCGCAGGGCCACCGCTGCGACCCCTCGAAGCTGCTGCTGGACCCCTACGCGAAGGCGATCGACGGGCAGATCGACGGCGACGCGTCGCTGTTCTCGTACCGCTTCGACGCCCCGGACGAGCGCAACGAGGACGACTCGCGCGGCCACACCATGACCTCGGTCGTGGTGAACCCGTTCTTCGACTGGGGGCACGACCGCCCGCCGCAGCACGAGTACCACGAGTCGGTCATCTACGAGGCTCACGTCAAGGGCCTGACGCAGCTGCACCCGGCGGTCCCCGAGGAGCTGCGCGGCACGTACGCCGGCCTCGCGCACCCCGCGGTGATCGAGCACCTGACGAGCCTCGGCGTGACCGCCATCGAGCTCATGCCCGTGCACCAGTTCGTCAACGACCCGACGCTGCAGGAGCGCGGGCTGTCGAACTACTGGGGCTACAACACGATCGGCTTCTTCGCACCGCACAACGCCTACGCCTCGCTCGCGAGCTCCGGGCAGCAGGTGCAGGAGTTCAAGTCGATGGTCAAGGCGCTGCACGAGGCGAACATCGAGGTCATCCTCGACGTCGTCTACAACCACACCGCCGAGGGCAACCACCTGGGCCCGACGCTGAGCTTCCGCGGCATCGACAACGCCAGCTACTACCGGCTCGTCGACGAGGACCCGGCGCACTACTTCGACACCACGGGCACCGGCAACTCGCTGCTCATGCGGTCGCCGCACGTGCTGCAGCTGATCATGGACTCGCTGCGCTACTGGGTGACCGAGATGCACGTCGACGGCTTCCGCTTCGACCTCGCGGCGACCCTGGCCCGCCAGTTCCACGAGGTGGACCGCCTGTCGGCGTTCTTCGACATCGTCCAGCAGGACCCGGTCATCTCCCAGGTCAAGCTGATCGCGGAGCCGTGGGACCTCGGCGACGGCGGCTACCAGGTCGGCGGGTTCCCGCCCCTGTGGTCGGAGTGGAACGGCGACTACCGGGACACCGTGCGCGACTTCTGGCGCGGCGAGCCGTCGACGCTCGGGCAGTTCGCGAGCCGGCTGACGGGGTCGTCCGACCTCTACGCGCACACGGGACGACGCCCGATCGCGAGCATCAACTTCGTCACGGCGCACGACGGCTTCACGCTCGCCGACCTCGTCTCGTACAACGAGAAGCACAACGAGGCGAACGGCGAGGAGAACCGCGACGGCGAGAGCCACAACCGCTCGTGGAACTGCGGCGCGGAGGGCCCCACGGACGACCAGGCGATCCGCACGCTGCGCGGGCGCCAGCAGCGCAACTTCCTCGCGACGCTCCTGCTGTCGCAGGGCGTGCCGATGATCGCCCACGGCGACGAGATCGGGCGCTCGCAGGGCGGCAACAACAACGGGTACTGCCAGGACAACGAGATCACCTGGGTCGACTGGGACCTCGACGAGGACGGCATGTCGCTGCTCGAGTTCACGCGGCGCCTCGTGCACCTGCGGCGCGACCACCCGGTGTTCCGGCAGCGCCGGTTCTTCGCGGGCTCGGCCGACCACGGCGGCGAGTCGGACCTGCACGACATCGCCTGGCTCACGCCCACGGGCGGGCCCATGGAGGACTCCGCCTGGGACTCGGAGCACGCGTTCGCGGTCCAGGTGTTCCTCAACGGCGACGCGATCGACGAGCCCGACATGCGCGGCCAGGACATCGTGGACGACAGCTTCCTGCTGCTCTTCAACGGGCACTGGGAGAAGTCGCAGTTCCAGCTGCCCGGCGCGGACTACGGGGCGGTGTGGACGGCGGTGCTCGACACCGACGCGACGGTGCCGGCCGGCAAGCAGATCAAGGCCCGCGGCAAGGTGCAGCTCGCGCCGCGCTCGATGGTCCTGCTGACGCGTCCGCCGGTCACCGAGCGGCCGACCGCCTCCGGTGGCGGCGTCGCCGCGGGTGCGTCGAGCGAGGCCGCGCGGATCGTCCGGGCGACCTCGTGA
- the treY gene encoding malto-oligosyltrehalose synthase, protein MTETRSTPERRLVRPPHRVPVSTYRVQLGADLTFDDVAARVPYYAGLGVTHVYLSPVLTAAPGSTHGYDVVDHDEVSPVLGGEDGLRRLADAAHDAGLGLVLDIVPNHMAVPTPVWHNRALWSVLTHGPESPFATWFDVDWSAGDGAVLMPVLGDRIGAVLARDELRLVEEDVPGVGTTWALRYHDHVFPVRAGTEALPLAELVERQHYRLAYWKVADEELNYRRFFDVGTLVAIRVEDPEVFDATHALVLRLLRDGVIDGLRIDHPDGLADPSGYLARLREAADGAWVVVEKILAGEEELPADWDTAGSTGYEALWRIQQAFVDPGGAAPLGSVMHRFTGDVSDAFETVVDEAKRQIVDGPLYAEVHRLTNIAAEICHEDLRLRDHTWRSIEECLVELLVAFDRYRAYVVPGETAAPDQVAVLQAAADRARRRLPGERHETMSVLVDLLLGREVGSAGRTRDPRRDELIIRFQQTCGAVMAKGVEDTAFYRWTHLVALCEVGGEPERFATTPTDLAAWASRAQTAAPLGMTTLSTHDTKRGEDTRSRIGVLSERPLEWSRLVEDLRRTSAPYRGALLDGRTEYLLWQTLVGTFDGEAPIDEDRLVDYLTKAMREAKSRTAWTAPDEAYEETVLTAARRAVADPRVRELLAEWDAFTRESVRAATLGTKLVQLTVPGVADVYQGTEVPVLSLVDPDNRRPVDADALAARLARLDAGAGPRTLADEKMLVTSRALRLRRDLPEAFVGPEAGFVPLPHSSGHTLTYARTVAGQPRVAVVTTRLAAAVERLGGWADHTVALPEGTWHDVLTDRPVPGGVQRVSDLLERLPVALLVHDEE, encoded by the coding sequence GTGACCGAGACCCGCAGCACCCCCGAGCGCCGGCTGGTGCGTCCCCCGCACCGCGTGCCCGTCTCGACGTACCGCGTGCAGCTCGGCGCGGACCTCACGTTCGACGACGTGGCCGCGCGCGTGCCGTACTACGCCGGTCTCGGCGTGACGCACGTGTACCTGTCCCCCGTGCTGACGGCCGCCCCCGGCTCGACGCACGGCTACGACGTCGTCGACCACGACGAGGTCTCCCCCGTGCTCGGCGGCGAGGACGGCCTGCGCCGCCTCGCGGACGCCGCGCACGACGCGGGCCTCGGCCTCGTGCTCGACATCGTCCCGAACCACATGGCCGTGCCCACGCCCGTGTGGCACAACCGCGCGCTCTGGTCCGTGCTCACGCACGGGCCGGAGTCGCCGTTCGCGACGTGGTTCGACGTCGACTGGTCCGCGGGCGACGGCGCGGTGCTCATGCCCGTGCTCGGCGACCGCATCGGTGCCGTCCTGGCCCGCGACGAGCTGCGGCTCGTCGAGGAGGACGTGCCGGGCGTCGGCACGACGTGGGCGCTGCGCTACCACGACCACGTCTTCCCGGTGCGGGCGGGGACCGAGGCGCTGCCGCTCGCCGAGCTCGTCGAGCGTCAGCACTACCGGCTCGCGTACTGGAAGGTCGCGGACGAGGAGCTGAACTACCGGCGCTTCTTCGACGTCGGCACGCTCGTCGCGATCCGCGTCGAGGACCCGGAGGTCTTCGACGCGACGCACGCGCTCGTGCTGCGGCTGCTGCGCGACGGCGTGATCGACGGCCTGCGCATCGACCACCCCGACGGCCTCGCGGACCCGTCCGGCTACCTCGCGCGCCTGCGCGAGGCCGCCGACGGCGCGTGGGTCGTGGTCGAGAAGATCCTCGCGGGCGAGGAGGAGCTGCCGGCCGACTGGGACACCGCCGGCAGCACCGGCTACGAGGCGCTGTGGCGCATCCAGCAGGCGTTCGTCGACCCCGGCGGCGCCGCGCCGCTCGGCTCGGTCATGCACCGGTTCACCGGCGACGTCTCGGACGCGTTCGAGACCGTCGTCGACGAGGCCAAGCGGCAGATCGTCGACGGCCCGCTGTACGCCGAGGTGCACCGCCTGACCAACATCGCGGCGGAGATCTGCCACGAGGACCTGCGCCTGCGCGACCACACGTGGCGATCGATCGAGGAGTGCCTCGTCGAGCTGCTCGTGGCGTTCGACCGGTACCGCGCCTACGTGGTCCCCGGCGAGACCGCGGCACCCGACCAGGTCGCGGTGCTGCAGGCCGCGGCCGACCGGGCCCGGCGCCGGCTGCCCGGCGAGCGGCACGAGACGATGTCGGTGCTGGTCGACCTCCTGCTCGGGCGCGAGGTCGGCTCCGCGGGGCGCACGCGCGACCCGCGGCGCGACGAGCTGATCATCCGCTTCCAGCAGACGTGCGGGGCCGTCATGGCCAAGGGCGTCGAGGACACCGCGTTCTACCGGTGGACCCACCTCGTGGCGCTGTGCGAGGTCGGCGGCGAGCCCGAGCGGTTCGCGACCACGCCGACCGACCTGGCGGCGTGGGCGTCCCGTGCCCAGACCGCGGCGCCGCTCGGCATGACGACGCTGTCGACGCACGACACGAAGCGCGGCGAGGACACCCGCTCGCGCATCGGCGTGCTGTCGGAGCGTCCGCTCGAGTGGTCGCGGCTCGTCGAGGACCTGCGCCGCACGTCGGCGCCGTACCGCGGCGCGCTGCTCGACGGCCGCACCGAGTACCTGCTGTGGCAGACGCTCGTCGGCACGTTCGACGGCGAGGCGCCCATCGACGAGGACCGCCTGGTCGACTACCTCACCAAGGCGATGCGCGAGGCGAAGTCGCGCACCGCGTGGACGGCGCCCGACGAGGCGTACGAGGAGACGGTGCTCACGGCGGCGCGGCGCGCGGTGGCCGATCCGCGCGTGCGTGAGCTGCTGGCGGAGTGGGACGCGTTCACGCGCGAGTCGGTGCGCGCGGCCACGCTCGGCACCAAGCTCGTGCAGCTGACGGTCCCCGGCGTGGCGGACGTCTACCAGGGGACGGAGGTGCCCGTGCTGTCCCTCGTGGACCCGGACAACCGCCGCCCGGTCGACGCCGACGCGCTCGCCGCCCGGCTCGCCCGCCTCGACGCCGGCGCGGGACCCCGCACGCTCGCCGACGAGAAGATGCTCGTGACGTCGCGCGCCCTGCGCCTGCGCCGCGACCTGCCCGAGGCCTTCGTGGGCCCCGAGGCCGGGTTCGTCCCCCTGCCGCACTCGTCGGGCCACACGCTCACGTACGCGCGCACCGTCGCGGGTCAGCCGCGGGTCGCCGTCGTGACGACGCGGCTCGCCGCCGCGGTGGAGCGGCTCGGCGGGTGGGCCGACCACACGGTCGCGCTGCCCGAGGGCACGTGGCACGACGTCCTGACCGACCGACCGGTGCCGGGCGGTGTGCAGCGGGTCTCCGACCTGCTGGAGCGCCTGCCCGTCGCCCTGCTCGTGCACGACGAGGAGTGA
- the treZ gene encoding malto-oligosyltrehalose trehalohydrolase, protein MTYVPEVWAPHAARVDLVLPSGAPDGLDVAGARADAHGLGVRVPMDAAGQGWWRADVRLPHGTDYAFALDGGPARPDPRAAWLPDGVHGAARVFDTGRFAWTDTGWSGVDVRGKVFYELHTGTFTPQGTLTSAIERLDHLVSLGVDVVELLPVAGFNGRHGWGYDGVALWAVHEPYGGPEALQAFVDAAHARGLAVCLDVVHNHLGPSGNYLHEFGPYFTDEHHTPWGAAINLDQDGSEHVRRWILDSVLRFARDFHVDAFRLDAVHALIDESPRHLLAELSDEVAALSAELGRPLSLVAETDLNDVVSVTPTSEGGWGMTAQWADDVHHSVHALVTGERHGYYVDFGDPETLRTALTGAFVHTGELSTFRGEPWGRPVPDDVDGHRFVVFDSNHDQVGNRALGDRPSSRVDAGGLAAQAALVLLSPFTPLLFMGEEWGARTPWMFFTDHPEPELAEAVREGRTREFGGHGWEALYGGDIEVPDPGDPATFERSRLDWSEPAQPEHARLLDWYRELVALRRSVPDLASGDRGRTALDVHAVEGAGDGPWQGALVLHRGDARVVLNLAHEPAAVPVPVGRPVEVVAAWDGGVVQPPGGADEPLVVEVPARSVVVLA, encoded by the coding sequence ATGACGTACGTCCCCGAGGTCTGGGCGCCCCACGCGGCGCGCGTCGACCTCGTGCTGCCCTCCGGGGCCCCCGACGGCCTCGACGTCGCCGGCGCGCGCGCCGACGCGCACGGCCTCGGCGTCCGCGTCCCCATGGACGCGGCCGGCCAGGGCTGGTGGCGCGCCGACGTGCGGCTGCCGCACGGCACCGACTACGCGTTCGCGCTCGACGGCGGGCCCGCCCGCCCCGACCCGCGGGCGGCGTGGCTGCCGGACGGCGTGCACGGCGCCGCGCGCGTGTTCGACACCGGCCGGTTCGCCTGGACCGACACCGGCTGGAGCGGCGTCGACGTGCGGGGCAAGGTGTTCTACGAGCTGCACACCGGCACGTTCACGCCGCAGGGCACGCTCACGTCCGCGATCGAGCGGCTGGACCACCTGGTGTCCCTCGGCGTCGACGTGGTCGAGCTGCTGCCCGTGGCCGGGTTCAACGGCCGGCACGGCTGGGGGTACGACGGCGTCGCGCTGTGGGCCGTGCACGAGCCGTACGGCGGCCCCGAGGCGCTGCAGGCGTTCGTCGACGCCGCGCACGCCCGGGGGCTGGCCGTCTGCCTCGACGTCGTGCACAACCACCTGGGCCCCTCCGGCAACTACCTGCACGAGTTCGGCCCGTACTTCACCGACGAGCACCACACGCCGTGGGGCGCCGCGATCAACCTGGACCAGGACGGCTCCGAGCACGTCCGGCGGTGGATCCTCGACAGCGTGCTGCGCTTCGCGCGCGACTTCCACGTCGACGCGTTCCGCCTGGACGCGGTGCACGCGCTGATCGACGAGTCGCCCCGGCACCTGCTCGCGGAGCTCTCGGACGAGGTGGCGGCGCTGTCGGCCGAGCTGGGCCGCCCGCTCTCGCTCGTCGCCGAGACCGACCTCAACGACGTCGTCTCCGTGACGCCGACGTCCGAGGGCGGGTGGGGCATGACGGCCCAGTGGGCCGACGACGTGCACCACTCGGTGCACGCGCTCGTCACGGGTGAGCGGCACGGGTACTACGTCGACTTCGGCGACCCCGAGACGCTCCGCACGGCCCTGACCGGCGCCTTCGTGCACACCGGCGAGCTGTCGACGTTCCGCGGCGAGCCGTGGGGGCGCCCCGTCCCCGACGACGTCGACGGGCACCGGTTCGTCGTGTTCGACTCCAACCACGACCAGGTGGGCAACCGCGCGCTCGGCGACCGGCCGTCGTCGCGCGTCGACGCCGGCGGGCTCGCGGCGCAGGCCGCGCTCGTGCTGCTCTCCCCCTTCACGCCCCTGCTGTTCATGGGCGAGGAGTGGGGCGCCCGCACGCCGTGGATGTTCTTCACCGACCACCCCGAGCCCGAGCTGGCCGAGGCGGTCCGCGAGGGCCGGACCAGGGAGTTCGGCGGCCACGGCTGGGAGGCGCTGTACGGGGGCGACATCGAGGTGCCCGACCCGGGTGACCCGGCGACGTTCGAGCGGAGCAGGCTCGACTGGTCGGAGCCCGCGCAGCCCGAGCACGCGCGCCTGCTCGACTGGTACCGCGAGCTGGTCGCGCTGCGCCGGTCGGTGCCCGACCTCGCGTCGGGCGACCGCGGCCGGACCGCGCTCGACGTGCACGCGGTCGAGGGCGCCGGCGACGGACCGTGGCAGGGCGCCCTCGTCCTGCACCGCGGCGACGCGCGCGTCGTGCTCAACCTCGCGCACGAGCCGGCTGCCGTGCCGGTCCCGGTCGGGCGCCCGGTGGAGGTGGTCGCGGCCTGGGACGGCGGCGTCGTGCAGCCACCCGGCGGCGCCGACGAGCCGCTGGTCGTCGAGGTGCCCGCGCGGTCGGTCGTCGTGCTGGCCTGA
- a CDS encoding ABC transporter ATP-binding protein has product MPSDQRVLLRARDLRVRVGDQHVLRGVGLELDPGALHVVLGPSGAGKSMLLRALTGMLPGGSVVAGSASLAVDDGEVDLLSADGATLARRVYGRLVGVVAQAAATSFTPVRTVRAQLAEAVTTLAPPARRLLPGHPHLALPSVREHLADLAATVGLEPELLDRYPHELSGGQLRRAAVAAALAGHPPLLLADEPSSGLDEGAAGLLAQMLRTYARAGHAALLVTHDVELAREYGDTLSVVADGRVVERGPAAAVLDRPQAAVTRALVAARRPAAGVRGPVAAGAPVLLLRGVRAGYGRQVVLDGVDLSVRAGEVVGVTGASGAGKSTLAAVAALVHRPDAGHVEVAGAVVAGVGARVPAALRRRVGWVQQEPRQAMDPRLTLRRAVTLPQRLAPWRDGARPEPVVELARAVGLEPHLLDRRPAHVSGGELQRAAVARALALRPALLVCDEITAMLDAASAADLVALVARIAHERGIGVLLVSHDRTLLRAHADVVTVVAGGRVHVEDASPVTG; this is encoded by the coding sequence GTGCCCTCTGACCAGCGGGTCCTGCTGCGCGCACGCGACCTGCGCGTGCGTGTCGGCGACCAGCACGTGCTGCGGGGGGTCGGGCTCGAGCTCGACCCCGGCGCCCTGCACGTGGTCCTCGGGCCCTCGGGCGCCGGCAAGTCGATGCTCCTGCGGGCGCTGACCGGCATGCTGCCGGGGGGGAGCGTGGTGGCGGGCAGCGCGTCGCTCGCGGTCGACGACGGCGAGGTGGACCTGCTGTCCGCCGACGGCGCGACGCTCGCTCGGCGGGTCTACGGGCGCCTGGTGGGGGTGGTCGCGCAGGCCGCGGCGACGTCGTTCACCCCCGTGCGGACCGTCCGCGCGCAGCTCGCCGAGGCGGTCACGACGCTCGCCCCGCCCGCGCGTCGCCTGCTGCCCGGGCACCCGCACCTCGCGCTGCCGAGCGTGCGCGAGCACCTCGCGGACCTGGCCGCGACCGTGGGCCTCGAGCCGGAGCTGCTCGACCGGTACCCCCACGAGCTGTCCGGGGGACAGCTGCGACGTGCGGCCGTCGCGGCCGCGCTGGCGGGGCACCCGCCGCTGCTGCTCGCCGACGAGCCGTCGAGCGGGCTCGACGAGGGCGCCGCCGGCCTGCTGGCGCAGATGCTGCGCACGTACGCGCGGGCCGGGCACGCCGCGCTGCTCGTGACCCACGACGTCGAGCTGGCGCGCGAGTACGGCGACACGCTGAGCGTCGTCGCCGACGGCCGCGTGGTCGAGCGCGGGCCCGCGGCGGCCGTCCTGGACCGGCCCCAGGCGGCGGTGACCCGGGCCCTGGTGGCGGCGCGTCGCCCCGCCGCCGGGGTGCGGGGTCCCGTCGCGGCCGGCGCCCCGGTGCTGCTGCTGCGCGGCGTGCGGGCGGGGTACGGCCGCCAGGTCGTCCTGGACGGTGTCGACCTGAGCGTGCGGGCCGGCGAGGTCGTCGGGGTGACGGGCGCGTCGGGTGCGGGCAAGTCGACGCTGGCCGCCGTCGCCGCCCTGGTGCACCGCCCCGACGCCGGTCACGTCGAGGTCGCGGGTGCGGTCGTGGCGGGCGTCGGCGCGAGGGTGCCGGCCGCCCTGCGCCGACGGGTCGGCTGGGTGCAGCAGGAGCCGCGGCAGGCCATGGACCCGCGGCTGACGCTGCGGCGTGCCGTCACGCTCCCGCAGCGGCTGGCACCGTGGCGCGACGGCGCCCGGCCGGAGCCCGTGGTCGAGCTGGCCCGCGCCGTCGGGCTGGAGCCGCACCTGCTCGACCGCCGCCCCGCGCACGTGTCGGGCGGCGAGCTCCAGCGGGCCGCCGTCGCGCGCGCGCTCGCCCTGCGGCCGGCGTTGCTGGTGTGCGACGAGATCACCGCCATGCTGGACGCGGCCTCCGCGGCCGACCTCGTCGCGCTCGTCGCCCGGATCGCCCACGAGCGCGGCATCGGGGTGCTGCTCGTGTCGCACGACCGCACGCTCCTGCGCGCCCACGCCGACGTCGTCACGGTCGTGGCGGGAGGACGCGTCCACGTCGAGGACGCGTCGCCGGTGACGGGCTGA
- a CDS encoding ABC transporter permease: MTSEQGVAGRALGGGTAWRLPGSVHGSSASGARARAPRWPWAAGALVVLYALLVPVVAARTGWWGGAAPDAVDYVTGTVAPSWAHPFGTDVAGRDLFVRSAAALRVSLLAAVVGACASALAGTLLGAVSAMVGGRVDRLLMRGVDGFAAVPHLLMGIIIASVYRGSLWTVVLVVALSHWTGTARLVRGEVLSLRERAWVRAATAQGYTRRQVLRLHVLPHVGAQVGVATALLVPHAIWHETTLTFLGLGLPPHRASLGSLIDLAQQSVLSGAWWTLAAPAGLLVLATVSIGAALHREAGRAL; encoded by the coding sequence ATGACCTCTGAGCAGGGGGTCGCCGGACGCGCCCTCGGCGGTGGCACCGCGTGGCGGCTGCCCGGCAGCGTCCACGGCTCGTCGGCGTCCGGCGCCCGTGCGCGCGCGCCGCGGTGGCCGTGGGCAGCCGGTGCGCTCGTCGTCCTCTACGCGCTGCTCGTCCCGGTCGTCGCGGCGCGGACCGGCTGGTGGGGCGGTGCGGCGCCCGACGCGGTCGACTACGTGACCGGCACGGTCGCCCCGTCGTGGGCGCACCCGTTCGGGACCGACGTGGCGGGGCGCGACCTGTTCGTCCGGAGCGCGGCCGCGCTGCGCGTCTCGCTGCTCGCGGCCGTCGTGGGCGCGTGCGCGTCGGCGCTCGCCGGCACCCTCCTCGGCGCCGTGAGCGCCATGGTCGGTGGCCGCGTGGACCGCCTGCTCATGCGCGGCGTCGACGGCTTCGCCGCGGTGCCGCACCTGCTCATGGGCATCATCATCGCCTCGGTGTACCGGGGCAGCCTGTGGACCGTGGTCCTCGTGGTCGCCCTGTCGCACTGGACGGGCACCGCGCGCCTGGTGCGCGGCGAGGTCCTGTCCCTGCGCGAGCGCGCGTGGGTGCGCGCGGCGACGGCGCAGGGGTACACCCGCCGCCAGGTCCTGCGGCTGCACGTGCTGCCGCACGTGGGCGCGCAGGTGGGCGTGGCGACCGCGCTGCTCGTGCCGCACGCCATCTGGCACGAGACGACGCTGACCTTCCTCGGGCTGGGGCTGCCGCCGCACCGTGCGTCGCTCGGGTCGCTCATCGACCTGGCGCAGCAGTCCGTGCTGTCGGGGGCGTGGTGGACGCTCGCGGCTCCGGCAGGGCTGCTCGTGCTCGCCACCGTGAGCATCGGCGCCGCGCTGCACCGGGAGGCCGGCCGTGCCCTCTGA
- a CDS encoding ABC transporter permease, with protein sequence MAGPSVTQEATRTAGAGRRRAVGVLVLRRVAWAVPLVLGVSAVVFLLASRTPTDGTAGFLGARGEFVDATTRTAVERMLDQGSWWQACLAWWQGALGGDWGTSTVLRAPVADALAGRVPWTVLVMAAGLVLAVLIAVPLAVGAAGARSGLAARALTGFAWVLSAAPAYVVGLALMLVLALGLGWLPAGGLTAPGEPLTVRGVAAHAVLPSLAVALSQVPWIALHLHAGLVGARSSDAVLAARMRGLAPRTVTRRHVLPVAVVPLLALLGTRLPELVVGAVLVETVFSWPGLGQALVDAAIGRDLALLAGTTVCLTVLVLVGNLVADVALVTADPRVSGDDL encoded by the coding sequence GTGGCGGGCCCGTCCGTGACGCAGGAGGCGACGCGCACCGCCGGCGCCGGACGGCGCCGCGCGGTCGGGGTGCTCGTGCTGCGGCGCGTCGCCTGGGCCGTGCCGCTGGTCCTCGGCGTCAGCGCCGTCGTCTTCCTGCTGGCGTCCCGGACGCCGACCGACGGCACCGCGGGCTTCCTCGGCGCACGCGGCGAGTTCGTGGACGCGACGACGCGCACCGCGGTGGAGCGGATGCTCGACCAGGGCAGCTGGTGGCAGGCGTGCCTGGCCTGGTGGCAGGGCGCCCTGGGCGGGGACTGGGGGACGTCGACCGTGCTGCGCGCCCCCGTCGCGGACGCGCTGGCCGGCCGGGTGCCGTGGACCGTCCTCGTCATGGCGGCCGGGCTGGTGCTCGCGGTGCTGATCGCGGTGCCGCTCGCCGTCGGGGCGGCGGGTGCCCGCAGCGGGCTCGCCGCCCGCGCGCTGACGGGCTTCGCCTGGGTGCTGTCCGCGGCGCCGGCGTACGTCGTGGGCCTGGCCCTCATGCTGGTCCTCGCGCTCGGGCTCGGCTGGTTGCCGGCGGGAGGCCTGACGGCGCCGGGGGAGCCGCTGACCGTGCGCGGGGTCGCGGCGCACGCGGTGCTGCCCTCGCTCGCGGTCGCGCTGTCGCAGGTGCCATGGATCGCGCTGCACCTGCACGCGGGGCTCGTCGGGGCGCGCTCGTCGGACGCGGTCCTCGCGGCACGGATGCGGGGCCTGGCGCCGCGCACGGTCACGCGCCGGCACGTCCTCCCCGTGGCGGTCGTGCCGCTGCTCGCGCTGCTCGGCACGCGCCTGCCGGAGCTCGTCGTCGGCGCGGTGCTGGTGGAGACGGTGTTCTCGTGGCCGGGGCTCGGGCAGGCCCTGGTCGACGCGGCGATCGGGCGTGACCTCGCGCTGCTGGCCGGCACGACCGTGTGCCTCACCGTCCTGGTGCTCGTGGGCAACCTCGTGGCCGACGTCGCCCTCGTGACCGCCGACCCGAGGGTGTCCGGCGATGACCTCTGA